In the genome of Nonlabens sp. MB-3u-79, one region contains:
- a CDS encoding thymidylate synthase gives MKQYQDLLQDILENGTDKGDRTGTGTRSLFGYQMRFNLQKGFPLVTTKKVHLKSIIHELLWLLSGDTNIQYLKDHNVRIWNEWADENGDLGPVYGHQWRNWNDEGIDQIKDVIHTLKTNPNSRRMMVSAWNPSVLPDTGKSFSENVENGKAALPPCHAFFQFYVADNKLSCQLYQRSADVFLGVPFNIASYALLTMMVAQVCDLECGDFIHSFGDVHIYNNLREQVELQLTREPRALPQMKLNPEIKNIFDFKYEDFSLENYDPHPAIKGIVAV, from the coding sequence ATGAAACAATACCAAGATTTACTTCAAGATATTTTAGAAAACGGAACCGACAAAGGTGATCGCACTGGAACTGGAACCCGCAGCCTTTTCGGCTATCAAATGCGTTTTAATCTTCAAAAAGGCTTTCCCTTAGTAACAACAAAAAAGGTACACTTAAAATCCATTATTCACGAACTGCTGTGGTTGCTATCTGGAGACACTAACATTCAGTACCTCAAAGATCATAACGTAAGAATATGGAATGAATGGGCTGATGAGAATGGCGATCTTGGCCCTGTTTATGGACACCAGTGGCGCAATTGGAATGATGAAGGAATAGATCAAATCAAAGACGTCATACACACCTTAAAGACCAACCCTAACAGTCGCCGTATGATGGTAAGCGCATGGAATCCGAGCGTGCTTCCTGATACTGGTAAAAGTTTTTCAGAAAATGTAGAAAATGGTAAAGCTGCTTTACCACCTTGCCACGCATTTTTCCAATTCTATGTGGCTGACAATAAGTTGAGCTGTCAACTCTATCAGAGAAGCGCTGATGTGTTTCTAGGCGTTCCTTTTAACATTGCAAGCTATGCTTTGTTAACCATGATGGTCGCGCAGGTATGCGATTTGGAATGTGGCGATTTTATCCACAGCTTTGGTGATGTACATATTTACAACAACTTAAGAGAGCAGGTAGAACTGCAACTGACTAGAGAACCGAGAGCATTACCACAAATGAAACTGAATCCCGAAATCAAAAATATATTTGATTTTAAGTATGAAGATTTCAGTTTAGAAAATTACGATCCACATCCTGCGATTAAAGGCATAGTTGCTGTTTAA
- a CDS encoding thymidylate synthase has translation MKIIPYKHKFDYTFGSMSCYDHYVIGLLHSGVIVNNEIAMRMLTDINDYYGKEKIVFISNREFGHDVDAKVYQLVNAKTMIGIAVVGTTLEQKIQAATEQSLYSGSFGFFNNMESAVAWADSFTDNEDERHAG, from the coding sequence TTGAAAATCATCCCTTACAAGCACAAGTTTGATTACACCTTTGGTTCCATGTCTTGCTATGACCACTACGTTATAGGCCTGTTACATTCTGGGGTAATTGTGAACAATGAAATTGCCATGCGCATGCTCACTGATATCAACGATTATTACGGCAAAGAAAAAATAGTGTTTATCTCTAATCGTGAATTTGGCCATGATGTAGACGCTAAAGTATACCAACTTGTGAATGCAAAGACTATGATAGGAATTGCTGTAGTTGGAACTACTTTAGAACAAAAAATTCAAGCGGCTACAGAGCAATCTTTATATTCTGGCTCCTTTGGCTTTTTCAATAATATGGAAAGTGCGGTCGCTTGGGCAGATTCATTTACTGATAATGAAGACGAGCGTCACGCTGGTTAA
- a CDS encoding NupC/NupG family nucleoside CNT transporter, with protein sequence MISFLSRFFTALTFICFSFIANAQDNTPIEGTWALHSATADDLSQATPLQLDSISFHKQNYKYYTGIDSLNSSGRFILQGDFIALYPNEPLIELKQFDLEKVNGDSLLLKNKSVTYTFLIKKKIASSNVQISNELGFNLESFYRGILGILFILGLCFVLSKNKRKIDWRLVIVGITLQIVFAISVLKFESVAYIFDAISTGVVRFLAVSEAGAEFVFGNFIDTSGNWGYVFAFKVLPTIVFFSAFTSLLYYLGILQKVVYVLAWIMSKTMRLSGAESLAAAANIFIGQTEAPLVVKPYLEKMTKSEMLCLMVGGMATIAGGVLAAFIGFLGGESEAQQILFTKHLLTASIMSAPAAIVIAKMLYPEEDKTKIDRSLNVSKDKIGSNILDAISRGTTDGLKLAVNVGAMLLVFTALIAVVNFGLKDLIGEYTGLNSIIESSSNGRYDGFSMQYILGNLFAPIAWVIGVHTDDIVLVGQLLGEKTILNEFIAYGSLKDLKEAGKIMHPKSIIIATYALCGFANFASIGIQIGGIGVLAPGQRKTLAAFGIKALIGGTCAALLTATIAGMLFG encoded by the coding sequence ATGATTTCTTTTCTGTCCAGATTTTTTACTGCTTTAACTTTTATCTGTTTTTCATTTATAGCAAATGCTCAAGATAATACCCCTATAGAAGGAACATGGGCACTCCACTCGGCAACGGCAGATGATCTTTCCCAAGCAACACCATTACAGCTAGACAGCATTTCCTTCCATAAACAGAATTACAAGTACTACACTGGAATAGATAGTCTCAATTCTAGTGGTAGGTTTATTTTACAGGGGGACTTTATCGCTCTTTATCCAAATGAACCACTAATAGAACTTAAACAGTTTGATCTAGAAAAGGTAAATGGCGATAGCTTGCTATTAAAAAACAAGAGCGTTACTTATACTTTTTTAATCAAAAAAAAAATCGCTTCTTCTAATGTTCAAATATCTAATGAGTTAGGCTTTAACCTTGAAAGCTTTTATCGAGGAATACTAGGGATCCTGTTTATATTAGGACTTTGCTTTGTATTAAGTAAGAATAAAAGAAAGATAGACTGGCGTTTGGTGATAGTGGGTATTACCTTACAAATTGTTTTTGCTATTTCTGTTCTTAAATTTGAGAGTGTAGCCTATATTTTCGACGCTATTTCAACTGGTGTTGTCAGATTTCTTGCTGTCAGTGAAGCTGGAGCAGAGTTTGTTTTTGGTAATTTTATAGACACTAGTGGTAATTGGGGTTATGTATTTGCCTTTAAGGTCCTCCCGACTATTGTTTTCTTTTCGGCATTTACATCGCTTTTATATTACTTAGGAATCCTTCAAAAAGTAGTTTATGTACTCGCTTGGATCATGAGTAAAACAATGCGATTAAGTGGTGCAGAGTCCCTTGCAGCTGCAGCAAATATTTTTATTGGACAGACAGAAGCACCTCTGGTAGTCAAGCCTTATCTAGAGAAAATGACCAAATCAGAAATGCTATGTCTTATGGTAGGTGGCATGGCCACTATTGCCGGTGGCGTCCTTGCTGCTTTTATAGGATTTCTAGGTGGCGAAAGTGAAGCTCAACAAATATTATTTACCAAGCACTTGCTCACCGCATCAATAATGAGTGCACCTGCGGCAATCGTAATCGCTAAAATGCTGTATCCAGAAGAAGACAAAACTAAAATTGACAGATCCCTTAACGTTTCTAAAGATAAAATAGGTAGTAACATATTAGATGCCATTTCGCGTGGTACCACAGATGGATTAAAACTAGCTGTAAATGTCGGTGCCATGCTTCTTGTTTTCACGGCGTTAATCGCCGTAGTGAATTTTGGACTAAAGGACTTAATAGGAGAATACACTGGTTTAAACTCCATCATAGAATCTTCTAGTAACGGTAGGTACGACGGCTTTTCCATGCAATACATTTTAGGGAACCTCTTTGCACCTATTGCATGGGTTATAGGTGTTCATACAGACGATATTGTTTTAGTAGGTCAACTTCTGGGAGAGAAAACCATCCTTAATGAATTCATAGCGTATGGATCTTTGAAAGACCTTAAGGAGGCGGGTAAAATAATGCATCCTAAATCGATTATTATAGCCACTTATGCTCTTTGTGGATTTGCAAACTTTGCGTCTATTGGAATACAAATAGGAGGAATAGGTGTTCTTGCTCCTGGGCAACGTAAAACCTTAGCCGCTTTTGGTATTAAGGCACTTATAGGAGGAACTTGCGCGGCACTGCTTACAGCAACCATAGCAGGAATGTTATTTGGATAA
- a CDS encoding bifunctional nuclease family protein gives MSLKRLKIRGISYSQTQNGAYALVLKEVDGSRQLPIVIGAFEAQSIAIALEKELSPPRPLTHDLFKSFAQRFSITVKQVIIHKLVDGVFYSSLICERDKIEEIIDARTSDAIALAVRFKAPVFTYENILEEAGIQQHIKPDKELEVVELDGEEMIDELINTATEEANDYSKFSLTELKKMLGEAVANENYELAAQIRDEISKR, from the coding sequence ATGAGTCTAAAACGACTTAAAATACGAGGCATATCTTACAGCCAAACTCAGAACGGTGCTTATGCATTAGTGCTCAAAGAAGTTGATGGCTCTAGGCAACTACCCATCGTCATAGGAGCATTTGAAGCACAAAGCATCGCCATCGCTTTAGAAAAAGAGCTGAGTCCGCCGCGACCTCTTACCCATGATTTATTTAAAAGTTTTGCACAACGATTTTCTATTACTGTAAAACAAGTGATCATTCACAAGTTAGTAGATGGTGTTTTCTACAGCAGCCTTATTTGTGAAAGAGATAAAATTGAAGAAATAATTGATGCCCGAACCAGCGATGCAATCGCACTGGCGGTAAGATTCAAAGCACCTGTTTTCACTTATGAAAATATTCTAGAAGAAGCAGGAATCCAACAACACATTAAACCAGACAAAGAACTGGAAGTTGTAGAATTAGATGGTGAAGAAATGATTGATGAGCTCATCAATACAGCAACCGAAGAAGCAAACGATTATAGTAAATTCTCCTTAACTGAACTTAAAAAGATGTTGGGTGAAGCTGTTGCTAACGAAAACTATGAACTGGCCGCGCAAATCAGAGATGAAATATCTAAACGATAA
- a CDS encoding electron transfer flavoprotein subunit alpha/FixB family protein has protein sequence MSVLVYTESENGSFKKTAYEVASYAKGVADMMGTDVAAISFHANDAGDLGTYGVSRLHNVSDSKLDKFNAAAYANAIAQAAKAENAKVVVISSSADSKYLGSLVSVHLEAGYVSNVTEMPSSTEPFTVKRTVFTNKAFSNTAITTDIKLVGISKNAYGLKENATDCAVQAFTPSLSDADFTVHVQSVDKATDKVTIADAEVVVSAGRGMKGPENWGMIEELADVLGAATACSKPVSDLGWRPHGEHVGQTGKPVASNLYIAIGISGAIQHLAGINSSKIKVVINTDPEAPFFKAADYGVVGDAFEVVPALIEKLKAFKAENA, from the coding sequence ATGTCAGTACTCGTATATACAGAATCAGAAAACGGTAGTTTTAAAAAGACTGCTTATGAAGTAGCCAGTTATGCAAAAGGTGTGGCAGATATGATGGGAACAGATGTTGCCGCTATATCTTTTCATGCTAATGACGCTGGAGATTTAGGAACTTACGGTGTGAGTAGGTTGCACAATGTAAGCGATTCCAAATTAGATAAATTTAATGCTGCGGCCTATGCTAACGCTATTGCACAAGCCGCAAAAGCTGAAAATGCAAAAGTGGTAGTAATCAGTTCTAGTGCAGATTCTAAGTATTTAGGATCCCTAGTAAGTGTGCATTTAGAAGCGGGTTATGTTTCTAATGTAACCGAAATGCCTTCTTCCACAGAACCTTTTACCGTAAAAAGAACTGTTTTTACAAACAAAGCCTTTTCTAATACAGCAATTACTACCGACATAAAGTTAGTTGGAATATCTAAAAACGCTTATGGTCTTAAAGAAAATGCAACTGATTGTGCCGTTCAAGCATTTACTCCATCATTAAGTGATGCAGACTTTACTGTTCATGTTCAGTCCGTAGATAAAGCTACTGATAAAGTAACTATAGCAGATGCTGAAGTCGTGGTAAGTGCAGGTCGTGGTATGAAAGGACCAGAAAACTGGGGAATGATTGAAGAGCTTGCAGACGTTTTAGGAGCAGCAACAGCTTGTTCAAAGCCAGTAAGTGACTTGGGATGGAGACCACATGGAGAACATGTAGGACAGACAGGAAAGCCAGTTGCTTCTAACTTATACATCGCTATAGGTATTTCTGGAGCTATACAGCACCTTGCTGGAATCAACTCTTCTAAGATTAAAGTAGTCATCAATACAGACCCAGAAGCTCCTTTCTTTAAGGCAGCAGACTATGGTGTGGTAGGTGACGCTTTTGAAGTCGTTCCTGCTCTCATTGAAAAATTAAAAGCCTTTAAAGCGGAAAACGCTTAA
- a CDS encoding electron transfer flavoprotein subunit beta/FixA family protein, which translates to MKILVCISHVPDTTSKINFTDNDTQFDTSGVQFVINPNDEFGLTRAMWFKEKQGASVDVVTVGGAEVEPTLRKALAIGADTAIRVDTPATDGYQVAKQLSAVVKDGGYDLIIAGRESIDYNGGMVPGMIAAMTGASFVNTCISLEVDGSNATAVREIDGGKETVTASLPLVIGGQKGLVEESDLRIPNMRGIMMARKKSLTVIPATDTTTETNSISFTKPEPKGQVTLVDAGDLDRLIDLLHNEAKAI; encoded by the coding sequence ATGAAGATATTAGTATGTATCAGCCACGTGCCCGATACCACTTCCAAAATCAATTTTACAGATAATGATACACAATTTGACACAAGCGGTGTTCAATTTGTGATCAATCCAAATGATGAATTTGGTCTGACTCGCGCCATGTGGTTCAAAGAAAAACAAGGAGCAAGTGTAGATGTTGTTACTGTAGGTGGAGCTGAAGTAGAACCAACATTGAGAAAAGCACTCGCTATAGGTGCAGATACGGCTATTAGAGTGGATACGCCAGCCACAGACGGTTATCAAGTAGCAAAGCAATTAAGTGCTGTTGTAAAAGATGGTGGTTATGACCTTATCATCGCTGGTCGTGAATCAATCGATTATAACGGTGGAATGGTTCCAGGCATGATCGCTGCAATGACCGGAGCTAGCTTTGTTAATACGTGTATTTCTCTTGAAGTAGATGGCTCTAACGCCACTGCTGTACGTGAAATCGATGGGGGTAAAGAAACTGTAACGGCAAGCCTTCCACTGGTAATAGGTGGTCAAAAAGGTCTTGTTGAAGAAAGTGACTTGAGAATTCCTAATATGAGGGGAATTATGATGGCACGTAAAAAGTCATTAACTGTAATTCCAGCAACAGATACTACTACAGAAACGAATAGTATTTCCTTTACAAAACCAGAGCCTAAAGGCCAGGTAACTCTTGTAGATGCTGGAGATCTGGACAGATTAATCGATTTACTTCACAACGAAGCAAAAGCGATTTAA
- a CDS encoding pyruvate dehydrogenase complex E1 component subunit beta: MKTIQFREAICEAMSEEMRRDETIYLMGEEVAEYNGAYKASKGMLDEFGAKRVIDTPIAELGFAGIAIGSTMTGNRPIVEYMTFNFSLVGIDQIINNAAKIRQMSGGQFKCPIVFRGPTASAGQLAATHSQAFENWFANTPGLKVIVPSNPYDAKGLLKAAIRDDDPVIFMESEQMYGDKGEVPEGEYVLPIGVAEIKREGTDVTIVSFGKIIKEAYKAAEELEKEGISCEIIDLRTIRPYDKEAILKSVKKTNRLIILEEAWPFGNVSTEISHMVQAEAFDYLDAPIYKINTQDTPAPYSPVLFAEWLPNYKDVVEGVKKVMYKN, from the coding sequence ATGAAGACAATACAATTCCGCGAGGCAATATGCGAAGCGATGAGTGAAGAAATGAGACGCGACGAGACTATCTACCTGATGGGTGAAGAAGTGGCAGAATACAATGGAGCCTATAAAGCTTCTAAAGGAATGTTAGACGAGTTCGGTGCAAAGCGAGTTATTGATACTCCTATAGCTGAGCTTGGTTTTGCTGGTATAGCTATTGGTTCTACGATGACAGGTAACCGTCCTATCGTAGAATACATGACTTTTAACTTTTCACTAGTCGGTATCGACCAGATCATTAACAACGCCGCAAAAATACGCCAGATGTCTGGTGGACAGTTCAAGTGTCCTATCGTTTTCCGTGGTCCTACAGCAAGTGCAGGGCAACTTGCAGCAACGCACTCGCAAGCTTTTGAAAACTGGTTTGCCAACACGCCAGGTCTTAAAGTAATTGTACCATCAAATCCTTATGATGCTAAAGGGCTTCTCAAAGCTGCTATACGCGATGACGATCCAGTTATTTTTATGGAGTCTGAGCAAATGTATGGTGATAAAGGAGAAGTGCCTGAAGGGGAGTATGTACTACCTATTGGTGTTGCAGAGATAAAGAGAGAAGGAACTGATGTGACCATCGTTTCTTTTGGTAAAATTATTAAAGAAGCCTACAAAGCGGCAGAAGAGTTGGAAAAAGAGGGGATTTCTTGTGAAATCATCGATTTAAGAACCATACGTCCTTATGATAAGGAAGCGATCTTGAAGTCGGTTAAGAAAACCAACCGATTGATAATCCTTGAAGAAGCATGGCCATTTGGTAACGTATCCACTGAGATTTCTCACATGGTACAAGCAGAGGCATTTGATTACCTCGATGCTCCTATTTATAAAATCAATACACAAGATACTCCAGCACCTTATTCTCCAGTTTTATTTGCAGAATGGTTGCCTAACTACAAAGATGTGGTGGAAGGAGTAAAGAAAGTGATGTATAAGAACTAG
- a CDS encoding DUF5686 and carboxypeptidase-like regulatory domain-containing protein, whose product MKNDVNNYAFAKAISKQVLFIGILFFTLIGIAQTKVGGVIYDEFGDGVPFANVVFPGSSEGTISNDNGRFYLQSENTYQEVEFSFVGYKTQILKLDVKINLDLKIILQTDTAELDAVMVYAGKTSKKNNPAIDILRKVWENRRKNGLSQFEQYQYDKYEKLEFDMNTIDSSMIKSKLFKGMEFVFNYADTSRITGKTYLPIFINESLSTVYGDNEINNEIDDVKANKNSGFSNNQTLIAFVKDLYNDIDVYDRYLKFFDKSFTSPVGKSGIDTYNYVLRDTAIVDGVEAYNIVYYPRRKGELTFKGDFWVATDSYAIKEINMQATKSANINWVKEIYIEQEYDVLNDSLFLITRDYFLSDFALNKKEKSKGIYGKRTTLFDNYQFDIAKDPDFYRRRVNDYNPEIYDRDEAYWDKNRLEKLNKDEKQVYTMLDTLKKNKKFKRLYNIGTVLASGYYEFDGFDFGPIFSTFGFNDVEGVRLRAGGRTFFTANDPWRIEGYGAYGFTDQKFKFGIGGKYLLDKQSRLIVSVGYRDDVEQLAASLTRTNDVLGRSLASSALISAGNNGRLSKIKLGVAAVSFEPLYNLEFRLGASYRKIETANPGFFSLDYFDTDAPGGIGSETNQAEVDFSITYKPGRKTTNYGVDRTIINDGAYPILFLNYARGFKDLFSSNFDYDKAQFYYSHPFQIGVFGRLTARLEAGKTFGEVPLALLDVIPGNQTYFNIPGSFNTMNFYEFVTDEYLMVNLNHNFNGRLFSRIPGLRDLNLRELVGVKAAYGRISDENIALNASGLNYLAPEDIFWEYSVGVGNIFKVLRLDVNFRGGYNYLPDARQIAVTGSFGFYF is encoded by the coding sequence ATGAAAAATGATGTAAATAATTACGCTTTCGCGAAAGCGATATCCAAACAAGTCCTATTTATAGGGATTCTTTTTTTTACTCTAATAGGTATCGCTCAGACTAAAGTAGGCGGAGTGATCTATGACGAATTTGGAGATGGCGTACCATTTGCAAACGTAGTCTTCCCAGGTTCCAGCGAAGGAACCATCTCTAATGATAATGGAAGGTTTTATTTGCAATCTGAGAACACCTATCAGGAGGTGGAATTCTCTTTTGTAGGATATAAAACACAAATATTAAAATTGGATGTCAAGATTAATCTGGACCTAAAAATAATATTACAAACTGATACGGCAGAATTAGATGCTGTAATGGTCTATGCTGGAAAAACTTCTAAAAAGAACAATCCTGCCATCGATATTCTACGTAAAGTATGGGAAAATAGACGTAAAAATGGACTTTCTCAATTTGAGCAGTATCAGTACGATAAATATGAGAAGCTGGAATTTGACATGAATACCATAGACAGTTCCATGATCAAATCCAAGTTGTTTAAGGGGATGGAGTTTGTTTTTAATTATGCTGATACCAGTCGTATTACAGGTAAAACCTATTTGCCTATTTTTATTAATGAATCCCTTTCTACGGTTTATGGAGATAATGAAATCAATAATGAAATAGACGATGTAAAAGCAAATAAAAACTCTGGTTTTTCCAACAACCAGACATTGATTGCCTTTGTAAAGGACTTGTACAACGATATTGATGTGTACGATCGTTATTTAAAATTCTTTGATAAGAGCTTTACCAGTCCAGTAGGAAAAAGCGGTATTGATACCTATAACTATGTATTGAGGGATACTGCGATTGTCGATGGAGTAGAGGCGTACAACATTGTTTATTATCCGCGTCGTAAAGGAGAGCTTACTTTTAAAGGAGATTTTTGGGTAGCTACAGATTCCTATGCGATCAAAGAGATCAACATGCAGGCAACAAAAAGTGCCAACATTAACTGGGTCAAAGAAATCTATATTGAACAAGAATATGATGTCTTAAACGACAGTTTGTTTTTAATAACCCGCGATTACTTTTTGAGTGATTTTGCTTTGAATAAAAAGGAAAAATCAAAAGGTATTTATGGAAAACGCACCACCTTATTTGATAATTATCAATTTGACATTGCAAAAGATCCAGATTTTTACAGGCGTAGAGTAAATGATTACAACCCAGAAATCTATGATAGAGATGAAGCGTACTGGGACAAAAACAGATTAGAAAAACTCAATAAGGATGAGAAGCAGGTGTACACCATGCTGGACACGCTTAAAAAGAATAAGAAATTCAAGCGTCTTTATAATATAGGTACAGTTCTCGCATCTGGATATTATGAGTTCGATGGCTTTGACTTTGGTCCTATTTTTTCCACTTTCGGATTTAATGATGTAGAAGGGGTGCGTTTGCGTGCTGGAGGAAGAACTTTCTTTACAGCAAATGATCCATGGAGAATAGAAGGTTACGGGGCCTATGGTTTTACCGATCAAAAATTCAAATTTGGAATAGGGGGAAAATACCTATTAGATAAACAAAGCAGATTGATCGTAAGCGTTGGTTATAGAGACGATGTAGAACAACTCGCTGCCAGTCTTACCAGAACAAATGATGTTTTAGGGCGCAGTCTTGCATCAAGCGCCTTAATCAGTGCAGGAAACAATGGCAGGCTTTCTAAAATTAAATTAGGAGTGGCAGCGGTAAGTTTTGAACCGCTGTACAATCTAGAATTTAGATTAGGAGCCAGTTATAGAAAAATTGAAACTGCAAACCCAGGCTTTTTTAGTTTAGATTACTTTGATACAGATGCTCCAGGAGGAATAGGTTCTGAAACCAATCAAGCGGAGGTGGACTTCTCTATTACCTATAAGCCAGGTCGTAAAACGACCAACTATGGTGTGGACCGAACCATCATTAATGATGGTGCTTACCCAATACTTTTCTTAAATTATGCCCGAGGTTTTAAAGATCTTTTTAGTAGTAATTTTGATTATGATAAGGCACAGTTCTATTACAGTCATCCATTTCAGATAGGGGTTTTTGGTAGATTAACAGCCCGTCTTGAAGCAGGGAAAACTTTTGGAGAAGTGCCACTGGCGTTGCTAGATGTCATTCCAGGAAACCAGACCTATTTCAATATTCCCGGTTCCTTTAATACCATGAATTTTTACGAGTTTGTAACCGATGAGTACCTTATGGTGAACTTAAATCATAATTTTAATGGACGTCTTTTTTCACGTATACCAGGCTTAAGAGATTTAAATTTAAGAGAATTGGTAGGTGTGAAAGCTGCCTACGGTCGCATCAGTGATGAGAATATAGCATTAAATGCAAGCGGTCTCAATTACCTCGCACCAGAAGATATTTTTTGGGAATACAGTGTAGGAGTTGGTAATATATTTAAAGTATTGCGATTAGACGTCAACTTTAGAGGGGGCTACAATTACTTGCCAGATGCCAGACAAATTGCAGTGACTGGTAGTTTTGGTTTTTATTTTTAG